tgaacgcgttagcatacttattatcaaatcattgtgaagcTGCCACGTGTTTATTATAGTGTGAATACATTTATCacaatacttttttaaaaaaatatataagggatattcttaggaggtgttattggtttatatattttgattgatttagaaatccatatagtatttataaatccaagtgaAATatacaaatccggaggtttttcctcggatttgagtctttgtatttttaactaaaaaattcaaacaaatctattcaaatccattataaaatcaaatatattagtaaatccgtacgattgaataacacttgatttgatatagaatttatgaatcattaaaccaataacacgtgattttaatacagattttaaaatcatagaacaaataacactagatttagttcggattttcaaatccattaaaatacaacaaccaataactcCTACTTAACGTGATTGGTGTTGATTATATATTACTTTGGCGACGCATGCAAAGGTTGCTGCTTGaccatgattaaaaaaaaacagatttaaaCGACTACTTGCCCTATAAGGCCATgtttacaataaataaataaaataaaataagataataatggAACTACTTGCCCTATAAGCATAAGATCTGTAAAAGTTAAAATCTCTAAAAGATATCTTATTAAATACTATCATTTTCGATGGTTATAATAACACAACGGTTGCCACTATTTTGAGTAGGCCAAAGTTCGAAAGACTCACGAGACGTGGTCTCAAAGTTATCTTCAGTTTGCATCAAAGAATCCATAGATACTAGTTTTGACGCTGTCCACAAAACATGATTATAAGAAATTGTCAACTACGAAGTTAAATAAACTTCACTACAATTTGCTACATGTAGCTGGGCTTTCATGATGCATGTAAAGCTCTGTTAATCTGTTAATAAGtaagccctttctcaaaaaaaaaagctctgttaattattaatcaaatattaCGATTTTTGCGTAAaaggaaaataataaaaaaattacttgtCGTTAGAGTAGTaatttaagaaacagtttcttaactttttaattaaaaattaaaaaaaatattcctctAAAAACCCAGCTATAAGAAACCCTAGATAACGATGCTCTTATATCTTATTCCATTCAAGAAGGTTCGTTGATTCTACCGTAAAGTAGCTATGAAAGTTATTTTATTGCTTATTTAAATGCAAATAGACtttagtgatattttttttcctttatccTAATGTATACTATAAATAGTACATCTGCTTAACAAGATCCCTCTCCTCTTAGCTTTCAACAGCGCCAACAACACTATACAACATTCTTGAACAAAGAAAATGATCTACCCTTCAAACATTAACCCTGATTTCACAGATTTCGGTGAAACTTTCAAATTCgatgattatgatgatgacGCTTTTCAGATGATCATGGAAGGAATCAACCTCGGGGATCACTCGCCCACTTTGAGTTGGACTTCATCAGAGAAATTACTGGCTACAGAAGTCGCAAGCCCGTTTCAAACAAGCCTAGCTACCTCGCCTATTAGCTTTGAAATGTAAGTCAACTTTTATATCATACATTTTAGCATATGGTTTGTTGTTGATGAATGTTATAATAACAGTGATATGTTTCAAACTATGATAATTTTATGCAGAGGGGACAAAGATgagaaaaagaagaggaaaagacaCAAAGATGATCAGGTTATTCACGTGTTTAAAACGAAATCAGTTAAAGAAATTGCTTTAGATGACGGATACAAATGGAGGAAGTACGGCAAGAAACCAATAAGGGGTAATCCATTTCCGAGGTAAATCATTGTTTCTAACTTCGTTTAGGATGCATAATGATTCATAACTATTTCTGATTATTGACTAGCTTGTACATGctatatatttaaagtttagtCGACAACTTGATCACTATGTgtgttatatatacatatcggTGTGTGTTGGTGTTATATTTTCATGTGGACATGTGTCCTATATATACAATATGTAAGgcatatatatactataataattaattgaCCTTTACTAAAtacaaactaattaatttttcaagGATCAATTCTGTTaacttaaaaatgtttatatgcTCTAATTTGATGTCTGCCCACTCCTCGCAAGTTGTGATCTAAGCGTATAACAATTAACACTTAAGAATATCAAACTTAAGTTCTTTGTTGTATGTTATCTTTGATTTCAAGTGGACATATAAACCACGATATTGTTATCGTTGTgctaacattttttattaacaCACTATGCGTTTTGTATAACTGATTATAATCAAAACACTACATTACAAATCATATAGAATCTTACAGAGTTATACTAAATGATTGCTGTTAATTATTTCAAACAGGCATTATCACAAGTGTTCGAACCCCAATTGCATCGTGAAGAAGAAGATCGAGAGAGATACGAGCAATCCGGAATATGTATTGACAACCTATGAAGGGAGACATAACCACCCAAGCCCGTCTGTGGTATATTGCGATTCAGACGACTTTGATCTTACCTCTCTCAACACTTTGTCTTTCCAGACACGTACTTATAGTTATTCACATTCCGCTCCATGACCATACTTACAAGTTTGTGTATATAGATGTGTATATAGAATATATCATCATCGTAATGTATCCGCATATGCATTGTTGTGTCGGTTTTGTAATGTACTTAATTGGGGTGGTGTGATGGAAATCATTTTGTATGATACTTGTTTTTGCATATACTTAACTATTTGCACATGAGACAGACTATTTTTGTTAATAGTTTACTAATGTGAATCTCGTAAGGATGGATCTTAGCCGAAAACTACATGAATCTGAAGACCCGTTTAACACCCAATATGCACCTACCTGAATTATTACCAAGCATGAAACCACCGTCACAATTCACTACCCCTAGCAAATCACCATCCAGTTGTATCTCACCTGAGTCGGGTAGGATTTTGGATGTAACATAACATCTAGGCTGTGACTGTTTGTTACACATAGCAAACAACCTTTTCCAAACTGATACTAATATAAAACTCTGTACAATGAGTTATGAACaaccttttttttgtcacagagTTATGAACAACCAACCATAGAAATTGTGAACACACGGAGAGTAGCCATTTACAATTTCGTTTTTGTCAATACTAATGCAGACATttccttaaaaaatatttatatatcttttttttttttttttttttttttactttaatatcCATCTTattcatctttcttctcctttccAAAGGAGACATCGTTTCCAAAAACCATAACAATCGAAGATGAaagtaaaaacataaaagagTTACATAACTAAGAAGAAAAAGCTTGTGCATCAAGCAGTCAATATCGAAGAGGAGCATAAGAGGACCCTCGAAATTTCTAAGGCTGAAAGTCTCGAAACCATAGTTGAAGATAGCTAGCTTCTAGCTGAGAAGGTCGATAGTCTGTATTCCGCTTTAACAATTCTTTTTGATCCAAACCATACAATTTTGCTCTCAGATTAAGCTGTATTTCTTTGAAAAGTGAAAGAGCCAGACGAGATGATGAACTATGAATTCGGAAATTCCTTTCTTTCCACAAGACGTATACTGCCGCTTGAAATATAAGTTTAAAGAAGATGACTTGAGCCATATAAGACAGACCTCAAAATCCATTGGAGGTGTCACTGAACTTGTGAGAAAAAGCTTATTCCACAATTCCAGGGAGTATGGGCAGAGGAAGAATAAATGGTTTCTTGTTTCATCACCCAAACCACAGAGTGGACGCAGAGGAGGCACACTCATTCCCCAACTAATCAACCTGTCTCTAGTTGGAAGTCTATTCCAAGCAGAAGAGTACCAGTCCACAGGAGGAGGATCCGGATGTATAGATTTCCAAGTCATGGACGAAGAGAACGTGGATGAAGGGGAATCAGGTGAGTTACGCCATAAGAAAACATCTGGGTGTGAAGTATTCAGCTCGGTTGGCAGAGATGGGAGACACGCTGGGTGCCTACTTCTCGGGATGGACCAAGCACCCCTAGAAACAGCCTGACTAACTGTGATCATAGACCCCAATCCTGTTATGCTCGGTCCAATGGCCCCTGAAATATGTATTAAAGGGCCCAGTCCCGTCCAGTTGTCATGCCAAAACAAAACCGAAGTACCGGAACGAACTTGACACGTCGAGAAAGGTCTAGCAACTTCTCGTTGTTTAACTATACATCTCCACAGCGAGGATCCAGTGCTTGAGAAGTCATAGTCCCAAAACGGTCGGTCAGCTATAGTATTAGCCTTGATCCAAGCAACCCAAAGGGAGCCAGTTCCCGCAAACAACAGCCATATAAGCTTAAGAGTGAAGATCTGATTCGCATCTCCCAACCTTCTTAGCCCCAAACCACTTGCCTTCTTTGGGGTACAAACTGACTCCCAAGATACTTTGGCGTTCCTTGCAGAAATTCCTTGTCCAGTCCATAAGAAAGCGTTGCAGATTCTCTCAAGACAATCAATGCAACCCTTAGGCAATGGGAAAACAGCAGCCCAAAATTAGCTGAAGCCTACCAGCAAATGACAAATGTCTATTAGTCCACCACGAGATCCTGCTGAGAACTTTATCCACCAGGGGCCCCTGATAATCACTTCTGTTCATTCTTTAGGGAATAAGAGGCAGCCCCAGATACTTAACAGGAAAAGACCCTGAAGAGAGGCCAAACTTGTCTGCTAACTCTTTCAAAATGACCGCATTTCCACCGTCCAAGAACAAAGATGATTTGCTCAAGTTTAGCCCCAACCCCGATACTTGGTAGAACTTATGAAGAATTTCAAGAATAGCCTGCAGAGAACTCTCTTCACCATTAAAGAAAATGAGCATATCATCTGCAAAGCTCAAATGAGTTACCAACGGGTCAAGAGCCTTCGGGTGGGGAACAAATAGATGAGACAGAGCAGCTTGATCAAGCTGTTTGTAGAGGATGTCCATGACAATAACAAAGAGCGATGATGAGATCGGATCGCCCTGACGCAGTCCTTTCTTCCCTTGGAAGAAACCAACCAATTCTCCATTTAAAGCAACCGAATAATGCGGAGAAGAAATGCATAATTCGATCCAGTTTTTCAACATCGCAGGTAGCTCAAAAGCATCCAATATGTTAAGCAAAAACCTCCAATCTACATTATCATAAGCCTTTGTGATATCTATTTGGAGACATCCTCTGCTCACAATACCCTCCTTGTTAAAATCTGAGACTAGTTCAGAAGCCAATAACACATTTTCGCATAGatttcttcctttgacaaagCCAACCTGGTTTCTTTGAACAGCCAGAGGTGTCAAAACTTGGAGGCGAGAAGCTATGACTTTAGAAATGACTTTGTAAATAGTATTACACAAAGAGATCGGGCGAAAATCTGACAGCTTATCTGCCCCTGGAACCTTTGGTATGAGAGAGATAACTGTGGAATTCACTTGGCGGGGAAGTTCAGAGTTGATGAAGAAGGCCTTGACAGCATTAATCACATCGGATCCTACCAAATCCCATGAATAGGTAAAGAACTCTACCGTAAATCCATCCGGTCCCGGCGCCTTATTCTTAGGAAGGGAAAAAAGTGTTTCTCTAATCTCTGCATCTGTTGGAATGGCTGCCATCTTAGCAGCAAGCTCAGCTCCACACCTGAAAGGATGAAGGTGCTGAATCTCTGCTACCGTCAGAGGAGTCACAttctcattttcatgtttatatatcttaacatgaaaatatttaaaactagggTCAGAGGGTAAGCAAATGAACGAAATAATACATGAAATAGTACaaatgtatttaaaatttaaatgaaatttttagtttatttttaattataatttttactacAAATCTTATTATTCcttttttatagaaattatatatttgttactaTATAAAAACCATtcataaaagaataaaaatattttactttgttcacaatattttcttttcttgaatTTAATACAAGTTTTTAATACATTTCTTCTTAGATTTTACAATTTAAACACTTCGAAAAGccaatttgttatttttttaaaaaaaagcaaGTAGcacaaaaatatgatattaattgttactgttagatatttataaataacatgTTAGGTTTTATGTTAGGTTtctgttttaacttttaagtgcCAATTTGGATCGATGTATAAGTTTAAcgtcttatttatttttttgcaattGCTGGATGTTGAAGAAAGTTTACCTACAGACTTTATTATaagatttgaaatatatttgtGGAGTTCTATTTGTGATACTTTGGCGCCATTTTGAGTTTGTTGGAACATTAGTTCCAATGACCCTGCGTTTAAGTTTTAAGTGCGGCAATAACATGAACTGTGAAGTTTGGTGGTTACATTCTATAAAATGATGTTTAATGCTCCATGTATTTAGAATCTAGGCGGGTTAGTCCTCCATTTTAACAGCCTCATTGTTGTACTTCCTCATTTGTGTGAGAAATGAGGAGATCATAAGCTTTGACATAAGCTTACATGTGGAACTTCTTTTTGTTATTTCAGATGGAATCTATGTCACATGCAGCCATTGTCATCGTTGGGAGATCGGAGCATGTTACATATTCCATAATCAAACTTGTAGTTGGCATTATACGCACCATAATTTCTCCACCTAAATCAGTGCAGTGTAGGACTTTCGGCATTTCTGACTGCGGCCGTGGGCTGCAACGTGCGGTTTATGAGGTGTtgagaaaattttcttttttatgaactgaatgttaaatttattcaaccaacaaaaaaactcttttgtttattttacaaatgcatatgaaagaataaaaaagttTACATTATTTATGGTCTATACTTTCTATGATCTTGAAACTGGTGTTGAGAAAATTGAGAGACGTTGTAAGCTCACGGTTTCCCAGACCTGTTCTTTCTTTGTTGGTCAGTGGCATTTGTTGCTTAAAACCTTAAAGCACAATTTTAAAACGATTGCAAGCGGTACTTTGTTATGGCTAGGTTgttcaaaatcttttttttttctatgtgcTATTCTAACGCCCCAACAGAAGCTTGTACTATTGTATGTTTGATATGTGACGTGTAGATTGTGTAATGGCTTCATTATAACACatgtattttgagtttttgttaaCCATGGTCATGGTTTCATGTCCGGGTTCGACACGTCATTTGGTTCAATAAAGGTATCTCGTGCCTTCCATAGTGgactgaaattttttttaaaggaatttAACGGTTCCTTTTAATATAGTTAATGTGTTTTAAGCGTTAACATAATTGTTGGGtgattcttaatttttaaaaagtaagaATATATTACTGGGTTTATATTGGTTTACTAGTAACAGTTTAAGGTTGATGATTCAAACAAATAACATTCAAACTCTGCTTTTGATTCCATTGTCTTAGTTGTTGTAGGTGAGTCTTGTggtgttgataaaaaaaaaaagaaggtgcTGTGAGGTCAGAGTTCAAGCAAACAACTATCCTGACTAACATGGGTTGCAGGGAGGTTAGTATGCAGTTCTTGAGGGTGGCTTTTATATTGGGACGGTATGTTGCACTGCAGTTTTGTAGTGGTGTTTTGCTAAATTTGTGATTGTTTTCGTTTTGGCAGTATGCTTTTGGTTATTTGGTAAGTGACATTGTCATTTATAAGACCCGGTGGGTTTCGTGTGTTGGTCTCAAACATTATCCTTACATTCAAACCCGTAGGGAATAGTCAAATCCTCTCCTGCGAACAGCACACAGGGCAAGACAAACAACAACTAAGCAAGATGCTTGAGTTTATCATGTTAACCCCTCAATAAGATgcaaactaaattttttattttccaaaaaaaaactctagacCTATCCAGTGAAATCACGGTATGGAACTCCATCAAGTTTAGCCAGCTTATTGCAATAACTCATCTGTTGTCTTGCATGCTACACACTGAACTCTTGCATATCCTCACTTCCTAAGCGTCAAAAGTTCACTCAAAACACAAAAACCTGTATCGATTGAAAAATCTGAGGAACCGTAGAACATCTAAAGCTGTAAGAGCTAGCATCCTCATCTCAACTCCATCTACTCACATAGCCACGTAATCCTCCTCTATCTAAACACAGATAACGGCAGAAAATTATCTTTTGGCATCAAAAAGACATAAATAAACATCGTAAAATTATCTTTTTGGCATCAGAAACACATATGGATACAAACACTAAATTTCTCTCAAACAGAGCCATAAAACAATTTTGCGCGTGTGGTTAAACCCAAACAATCCAAGACATAAACTTTTTATGTTAAAATAGACAAACCAATAAGACTTACAGACAATCAAGCAATATTCAGAAGGTCAAGAATGCAATTTCATTTCGTAGACGAACTAAAACTCCACAATCCGTAATCCAATATCAAAGTTCAATTTCAAAGCTGATTAAGatcataagaagaagagagagtggCCATGATGAGCGAGAGATATCGAGAGGAGGAATGAGAGGTACGGGATCAGAGATCTCCGCGACTCCGTCGTCCTTAGGGCTGATTCGAACCAATGAGGACTCCGTTCATCGCAGCTTCTTGTGTCGCAGCTCGAGAAGCCACTAAAGAAGAGGATTGATGAGTTAGCCATTCACATAATAAATTAACTTTGGTGTTATCACGTATTGAGAGGATGATGTTCAAGGAAAGATGGCTTACCTTTTATAGGTGCAGAGAGACCGACTTGCAGAGGGATAAGATGAATCAATCTCAGATCGTGCTCGACGTGGGTTGATGGTATTAAGATGTTTGTTAAAGCGATGAATTAATAACCATTAACGTTTCGAAAGATTAGAAAGGAAGGCGTAAAGACACAATCGAAGCTTCTTACAGAGATTCTTCAAGACTATTCAACTCACGCATCCTCTAGAAACTCCATTGTTGGTGAAGATGCTCAGGGATCGAAGAATAAGATGAACCCTAGATTACGTTGTCCACTTTGGTGAAGACGAATCAACGCTTTCAGAACTCAGTTTGTGTGTCGATCTCAAATATCAGAGATGAAGAGGGGTTCAACCCTAATATCAAAACGGTGTGTTTCCGTACGGGCTGGTAAAGTGTGAAAAAGTTAGGGCCCAAAATAATACGAAGCCCACATGTATgcataataatttaaatgaaacgCATCGTTTACTTTAAGTGGACATGTGTCGCGATGAGAGGCAACGACTTATCTAACTGGCATCCTATGTGGCGCAAGGAGGAAGGATAAAAcccttttttatattaatagatagatagatagatagatttaTGGTTTAAAGCTGCATGTTATCATATATTTCCacttttttatacatatatttccACTTATGTTTAAAACAACGGGCATACATAAAATAAACTTTGATAGATCACATT
The window above is part of the Brassica napus cultivar Da-Ae chromosome C8, Da-Ae, whole genome shotgun sequence genome. Proteins encoded here:
- the LOC106414487 gene encoding probable WRKY transcription factor 59 — encoded protein: MIYPSNINPDFTDFGETFKFDDYDDDAFQMIMEGINLGDHSPTLSWTSSEKLLATEVASPFQTSLATSPISFEIGDKDEKKKRKRHKDDQVIHVFKTKSVKEIALDDGYKWRKYGKKPIRGNPFPRHYHKCSNPNCIVKKKIERDTSNPEYVLTTYEGRHNHPSPSVVYCDSDDFDLTSLNTLSFQTRTYSYSHSAP